A single region of the Paroceanicella profunda genome encodes:
- a CDS encoding extracellular solute-binding protein, whose protein sequence is MRKYILMAGLLAGASSFANTAGAVEIEYWQYIYETRVKAMDQLIEKFEAENPDITVKQVTFPYDDYQTRLIAATMARKGPDVLQFFYGWADKLIGGKVLQPLPEDTFKAEEIEADFFPIVTAMKRDGKYYGIPTAVRSLALFYNKKLFAEAGIDAPPATLDEFLADAKLIAKKDDAGNFATIGTTMDMPGQDIHWWREVLVRQFGGAPYTDDYQTVTYDSDAGVAALKWYTDLQLSEGVSQQGFMGDGQAAFRGGRAGMTVDGTFRLGSFRSIEDFDWGVAELPANAEGVRSNYASYFANGIGSSSEGEKLEAAKKFLAFVSSPEAMELWLSVVGELPARRAAALTEENLQDPIYAPFLKALDYAHTTLTVDELGQRQITIDMTNRVLLQGQSPAESVAEAAKAEQAMIDAAKK, encoded by the coding sequence ATGCGCAAGTACATCCTGATGGCCGGCCTGCTGGCCGGTGCGTCCTCATTTGCCAATACTGCCGGCGCGGTGGAAATCGAATACTGGCAGTACATCTATGAAACCCGCGTGAAGGCGATGGACCAGCTCATCGAGAAGTTCGAGGCCGAGAACCCGGACATCACGGTGAAGCAGGTCACCTTCCCGTATGACGATTACCAGACCCGGCTGATCGCCGCGACCATGGCGCGCAAGGGCCCGGACGTGCTGCAGTTCTTCTACGGATGGGCGGACAAGCTCATCGGCGGCAAGGTGCTGCAGCCGCTGCCCGAGGACACGTTCAAGGCCGAGGAGATCGAGGCCGACTTCTTCCCCATCGTCACCGCGATGAAGCGGGACGGGAAGTATTACGGCATCCCGACCGCCGTGCGCTCCCTGGCGCTGTTCTACAACAAGAAGCTCTTCGCGGAGGCCGGCATCGACGCCCCGCCCGCCACGCTGGACGAGTTCCTCGCCGATGCGAAGCTGATCGCGAAGAAGGATGACGCGGGCAATTTCGCCACCATCGGCACCACGATGGACATGCCCGGCCAGGACATCCACTGGTGGCGCGAGGTGCTGGTGCGCCAGTTCGGCGGCGCGCCCTACACCGACGACTACCAGACCGTGACCTACGATTCCGACGCCGGCGTGGCGGCGCTGAAATGGTACACCGACCTGCAGCTTTCCGAGGGCGTGAGCCAGCAGGGCTTCATGGGCGACGGCCAGGCCGCCTTCCGCGGCGGGCGCGCGGGCATGACGGTGGACGGCACCTTCCGGCTCGGCTCGTTCCGCTCCATCGAGGATTTCGACTGGGGCGTGGCCGAGCTGCCGGCGAACGCCGAGGGCGTGCGCTCGAACTACGCGAGCTATTTCGCCAACGGCATCGGCTCCAGCTCCGAGGGGGAGAAGCTGGAGGCGGCGAAGAAGTTCCTCGCCTTCGTGTCCTCGCCCGAGGCGATGGAGCTCTGGCTCTCCGTGGTCGGCGAACTGCCGGCGCGGCGCGCGGCGGCGCTCACCGAGGAGAACCTGCAGGACCCGATCTACGCCCCGTTCCTGAAGGCGCTCGACTATGCCCATACCACGCTCACCGTGGATGAGCTGGGCCAGCGCCAGATCACCATCGACATGACCAACCGGGTGCTGCTCCAGGGCCAGTCCCCGGCGGAGTCTGTAGCCGAGGCGGCGAAGGCCGAGCAGGCCATGATCGACGCGGCGAAGAAGTAA
- a CDS encoding carbohydrate ABC transporter permease — protein sequence MTDTPPPRPRLSMRTRQALWVWGFLALPVLFYGVIRFYPTVEAFWLSLTDWDLLSSPKFIGLENYRRMVNDPAFWKVFGNTFLYLIIGTPVSLVLSFAIAYFLDRVRFAHGVIRALYFLPFITTASAMAWVWRWFYQPAPTGIINGALGRLGIPQLDFLQSTTWALPSIMVTAIWAGLGFQIIIFMAGLRAIPNTYYEAARIDGLGEGAILRRITLPLLKPTTVFLVVFSSIGFLRIFDQVYNMTTNDPGGPLGSTKPLVLMIYQTAFSSYQMGYAAALTVVLFLVLLCVSLLQLRVLRER from the coding sequence ATGACAGACACGCCCCCGCCGCGCCCGCGGCTCTCGATGCGGACGCGACAGGCGCTGTGGGTCTGGGGCTTTCTCGCCCTGCCGGTGCTGTTCTACGGGGTGATCCGCTTCTACCCCACGGTGGAGGCCTTCTGGCTGTCGCTCACCGACTGGGACCTGCTCTCCAGCCCGAAGTTCATCGGGCTGGAGAACTACCGCCGCATGGTGAATGACCCGGCGTTCTGGAAGGTGTTCGGCAACACCTTCCTCTACCTGATCATCGGAACCCCGGTGAGCCTGGTGCTGTCCTTCGCCATCGCCTATTTCCTCGACCGGGTGCGGTTCGCGCACGGAGTCATCCGGGCGCTCTACTTCCTGCCGTTCATCACCACCGCCTCGGCGATGGCCTGGGTGTGGCGCTGGTTCTACCAGCCCGCGCCCACCGGCATCATCAACGGCGCGCTGGGGCGGCTGGGCATTCCGCAGCTCGACTTCCTGCAATCGACGACCTGGGCGCTGCCCTCGATCATGGTGACGGCGATCTGGGCCGGGCTGGGCTTCCAGATCATCATCTTCATGGCCGGGCTGCGCGCCATCCCGAACACCTATTACGAGGCCGCGCGCATCGACGGGCTGGGCGAGGGCGCCATCCTGCGCCGCATCACCCTGCCGCTGCTCAAGCCCACCACGGTGTTCCTGGTGGTGTTCTCCTCCATCGGCTTCCTGCGCATCTTCGATCAGGTCTACAACATGACCACGAACGACCCCGGCGGCCCGCTCGGCTCCACCAAGCCGCTGGTGCTGATGATCTACCAGACCGCCTTCTCCTCCTACCAGATGGGCTATGCCGCGGCGCTCACCGTGGTGCTGTTCCTCGTGCTGCTCTGCGTCTCGCTGCTGCAACTCCGGGTCCTGAGGGAACGCTGA
- a CDS encoding carbohydrate ABC transporter permease produces the protein MTDTLATPLRMPRIRPGRILAWTVLFIGGLIMITPLLFMFSTSLKTAGQIYDLRLIPAAPTLENYVRVLSDGQFLRWMGNSTFIAVTVTLSNVFFDSLVGYTLAKFRFRGRRLIFLAILSTLMIPTEMLVIPWYIMSADLGWLDSYWGIMFPGMMTAFGTFLMKQFFETVPDDFLEAARIDGLNEFTIWWRIAMPLVTPALSALAIFTFLGNWTAFFWPLIVTTSKELYTLPVGLTSFAVEQAIQWELIMTGAALATLPTLLVFLVLQRYIVRGVMLAGLKG, from the coding sequence ATGACCGACACCCTCGCCACGCCGCTCAGGATGCCGCGCATCCGCCCCGGCCGCATCCTCGCCTGGACGGTGCTGTTCATCGGCGGGCTGATCATGATCACGCCGCTGCTGTTCATGTTCTCCACCTCGCTGAAGACCGCCGGGCAGATCTACGACCTGCGCCTCATCCCCGCCGCGCCCACGCTGGAGAATTACGTCCGCGTGCTGTCGGACGGGCAGTTCCTGCGCTGGATGGGCAATTCCACCTTCATCGCCGTCACCGTCACGCTGTCCAACGTGTTCTTCGACAGCCTGGTTGGCTACACGCTGGCGAAGTTCCGCTTCCGCGGCCGGCGGCTGATCTTCCTCGCCATCCTCTCCACGCTGATGATCCCCACGGAGATGCTGGTGATCCCGTGGTACATCATGTCCGCCGACCTGGGCTGGCTGGACAGCTACTGGGGCATCATGTTTCCCGGCATGATGACCGCCTTCGGCACCTTCCTGATGAAGCAGTTCTTCGAGACCGTGCCGGACGACTTCCTGGAGGCCGCGCGCATCGACGGGCTGAACGAGTTCACCATCTGGTGGCGCATCGCCATGCCGCTGGTGACACCGGCGCTCTCCGCGCTCGCCATCTTCACCTTCCTGGGCAACTGGACGGCCTTCTTCTGGCCGCTGATCGTGACCACCTCGAAGGAGCTTTACACCCTGCCGGTGGGTCTCACCTCCTTCGCCGTGGAACAGGCGATCCAGTGGGAGCTGATCATGACCGGCGCCGCGCTTGCCACGCTGCCCACGCTGCTCGTGTTCCTCGTGCTGCAACGCTACATCGTGCGCGGCGTGATGCTGGCGGGCCTGAAAGGATGA
- the argH gene encoding argininosuccinate lyase yields the protein MSPDDPRASDTSRFPDPTYVETVLRPLFDGAKTHHAEGFRRIDRAHLVMLAETGILDPGVAGRIARALRAIDAETTPAALRYTGEVEDFFFHIERELKARLGPDDGGRLHTARSRNDIDHTLFKLGLKARLDALMAEARALLMAMIATARRESATLIVAYTHGQPAQPTTFGHYLCAAVEVLIRDIERLEAARATVDLCSMGAAAITTTGFPIDRARVAHLLGFAAPQRNSYGCIAAVDYITASYSALELTFLHLGRLIQDFQVWSAFEVGQIYVPDAFVQISSIMPQKRNPVPIEHMRHLASQSVGHARTMRDIMHNTPFTDMNDSEGESQSAGYAAFDSGGRVLRLAAAFILALRIDGARVAQNIRRSCITITELADTLVRSEGLSFRQAHEIAAEVARAVTAAGGDLPSGYAPFRAAYAAATGRQTALTPEAFAEIVSPEYFVSVRDRFGGPGPGAMADALAACEAQSHAFITRAEARAAREAAAAAELAARFTDLLETP from the coding sequence ATGTCCCCCGACGACCCCCGCGCCTCCGACACCTCGCGCTTCCCCGATCCCACCTATGTGGAGACGGTGCTGCGCCCGCTGTTCGACGGAGCGAAGACCCACCACGCGGAGGGGTTCCGCCGCATCGACCGCGCGCATCTGGTGATGCTGGCGGAGACCGGCATCCTGGACCCCGGCGTGGCCGGCCGCATCGCCCGCGCCCTCAGGGCCATCGACGCCGAGACCACCCCCGCCGCCCTGCGCTACACCGGGGAGGTGGAGGATTTCTTCTTCCACATCGAGCGGGAGCTGAAGGCCCGCCTCGGGCCCGATGACGGCGGCCGCCTGCACACCGCGCGCTCACGCAACGACATCGACCACACCCTGTTCAAGCTCGGCCTGAAGGCCCGGCTGGACGCGCTGATGGCCGAGGCGCGCGCCCTGCTGATGGCGATGATCGCCACCGCCCGGCGCGAATCCGCCACCCTCATCGTGGCCTATACCCACGGCCAGCCGGCGCAGCCGACCACCTTCGGCCATTACCTCTGCGCGGCTGTCGAGGTGCTGATCCGCGACATCGAACGGCTGGAGGCGGCGCGCGCCACAGTGGACCTGTGTTCCATGGGCGCGGCCGCCATCACCACCACCGGTTTCCCGATCGACCGGGCCCGGGTGGCGCATTTGCTGGGCTTCGCCGCCCCGCAGCGCAATTCCTACGGCTGCATCGCGGCGGTGGACTACATCACCGCAAGCTACAGCGCTCTGGAACTCACCTTCCTGCACCTCGGCCGGCTGATCCAGGATTTCCAGGTCTGGTCCGCCTTCGAAGTGGGGCAGATCTACGTGCCGGACGCCTTCGTGCAGATCTCCTCGATCATGCCGCAGAAGCGCAACCCTGTGCCCATCGAGCACATGCGCCACCTCGCCAGCCAGAGCGTGGGCCACGCCCGCACCATGCGCGACATCATGCACAACACGCCGTTCACCGACATGAACGACAGCGAGGGCGAGAGCCAGTCCGCCGGCTACGCCGCCTTTGACAGCGGCGGCCGCGTTCTGCGCCTGGCCGCGGCCTTCATCCTGGCCCTGCGCATCGACGGCGCCCGGGTGGCGCAGAACATCCGCCGCTCCTGCATCACCATCACCGAACTGGCCGACACGCTGGTGCGCAGCGAGGGCCTCTCCTTCCGCCAGGCGCACGAGATCGCGGCGGAGGTGGCGCGCGCCGTCACCGCGGCGGGGGGCGACCTGCCCTCCGGCTACGCCCCCTTCCGCGCCGCCTATGCCGCGGCCACCGGGCGGCAGACCGCCCTTACCCCGGAGGCCTTCGCCGAAATCGTCTCGCCGGAATACTTCGTGTCGGTGCGCGACAGGTTCGGCGGCCCGGGCCCCGGTGCGATGGCCGACGCCCTCGCCGCCTGCGAGGCGCAGTCCCACGCCTTCATCACCCGCGCCGAGGCGCGTGCCGCGCGCGAAGCCGCCGCGGCCGCCGAACTGGCCGCGCGGTTCACCGACCTGCTGGAGACCCCCTGA
- a CDS encoding ABC transporter ATP-binding protein yields the protein MATIELKTLVKSYGGADVIHGIDLTVADGEFVVFVGPSGCGKSTTLRMIAGLEEVSGGEIRIGGRLVNEVDPKQRNIAMVFQNYAIYPHMSVRQNIAFGLYTSKLGKAEKAARVEEAARMLDLTHLLERRPSALSGGQRQRVAIGRAMVRDPAAFLFDEPLSNLDAQLRAQMRIEIKALHRRLGTTIAYVTHDQVEAMTMADRIVVMKAGRILQAGAPMDIYDSPVDVFTARFIGTPSMNVFPAREEGGALAAAGPGASLLAGVRPHDLVVRASTAQAAGPGAGAGPGGQGHIGTGPVASGGHAVGAPSEAARTGAPQGIPARAEPSASAPSQGPAALTLTGTVTAVEPLGPETLVHFTGPAGPLIATAAARLIPEIGSEITASAAPGTVLLFDPATEKAMGRR from the coding sequence ATGGCCACCATCGAGCTGAAGACCCTGGTGAAATCCTACGGGGGCGCCGACGTGATCCACGGCATCGACCTCACGGTGGCGGACGGCGAATTCGTGGTGTTCGTCGGGCCCTCGGGCTGCGGAAAATCCACCACGCTGCGGATGATCGCCGGGCTGGAGGAAGTGTCGGGCGGCGAGATCCGCATCGGCGGCCGGCTGGTGAACGAGGTGGACCCGAAGCAGCGCAACATCGCCATGGTGTTCCAGAACTACGCCATCTATCCGCACATGAGCGTGCGCCAGAACATCGCCTTCGGCCTCTACACCTCGAAGCTCGGCAAGGCGGAGAAGGCCGCGCGCGTGGAGGAGGCCGCCCGGATGCTGGACCTCACCCACCTGCTGGAGCGCCGGCCCTCCGCGCTCTCGGGCGGGCAGCGCCAGCGCGTGGCGATCGGCCGGGCAATGGTGCGCGACCCGGCCGCCTTCCTGTTCGACGAGCCGCTCTCGAACCTCGACGCCCAGCTGCGCGCCCAGATGCGCATCGAGATCAAGGCCCTGCACCGGCGCCTGGGCACCACCATCGCCTATGTCACCCATGATCAGGTCGAGGCGATGACCATGGCCGACCGCATCGTGGTGATGAAGGCCGGGCGCATCCTGCAGGCCGGCGCGCCGATGGACATCTACGACAGCCCGGTGGACGTGTTCACCGCCCGCTTCATCGGAACCCCCTCGATGAACGTGTTCCCGGCGCGCGAGGAGGGCGGAGCCCTCGCCGCCGCCGGCCCCGGCGCCTCGCTCCTCGCCGGAGTGCGCCCGCATGACCTGGTGGTGCGCGCGAGCACCGCGCAAGCCGCCGGCCCCGGGGCGGGCGCGGGACCGGGCGGCCAAGGGCACATCGGTACGGGCCCAGTCGCATCTGGCGGACATGCCGTGGGGGCCCCGAGCGAAGCCGCGCGGACGGGCGCGCCGCAAGGCATCCCTGCGCGCGCCGAACCCAGCGCCTCCGCGCCGAGTCAGGGGCCGGCGGCCCTCACCCTCACCGGAACCGTCACCGCGGTGGAGCCGCTCGGCCCCGAAACCCTGGTGCATTTCACCGGCCCCGCCGGGCCGCTGATCGCCACGGCCGCCGCACGGCTGATCCCGGAGATCGGCTCCGAGATCACCGCCAGTGCCGCGCCCGGAACGGTGCTGCTCTTCGACCCCGCCACCGAGAAGGCCATGGGCCGGCGCTGA
- a CDS encoding ROK family protein, protein MEHLTTAPGGAAGSLSAPARQALARLLAERPGAGDTAAPTPGAAPEPDRPANGRGADPIPTGEHPAGRPARATPPAGRAGTVAAELAQAGWTGPQGGLRPEAALLFGCDVGGTKTQSVLATLDGRVLAEIREQTDPAGGTAVLDQIARHWRELASEQGPVAAAGIGLPGTVHPRSGQLSRAPNLAGLAGQDMRTVLADRLGVPVAVENDVNLAALGEGWLGDGRGAGSFLFVALGTGIGMGALVEGTLLRGAHGAAGEIAALPIGADAFDPATFATGALESVVSTEALLADYRRLGGEGRGSLRELFRAQAPDPALARVMDRLAGRVALAVLAMTAVLDPERIIFGGGIGSRPELLARIRARTADCMDTPPDCRISALGNRAGVIGAIRAARLALASALEIRP, encoded by the coding sequence ATGGAACACCTCACCACAGCTCCCGGCGGCGCGGCGGGGTCCCTCTCCGCGCCGGCGCGCCAGGCCCTGGCCCGGCTCCTCGCCGAGCGCCCGGGCGCCGGGGACACCGCCGCGCCAACGCCGGGCGCCGCCCCCGAACCGGACCGCCCGGCAAACGGCCGCGGCGCGGACCCGATTCCGACGGGGGAGCATCCGGCCGGCCGGCCCGCGCGCGCCACGCCTCCCGCCGGGCGAGCGGGCACGGTCGCCGCGGAACTCGCGCAAGCCGGCTGGACCGGGCCGCAGGGCGGCCTGCGCCCGGAAGCGGCCCTGCTCTTCGGCTGCGACGTGGGCGGCACCAAGACGCAATCCGTTCTCGCGACCCTCGACGGCCGGGTGCTGGCCGAGATCCGCGAGCAGACCGACCCGGCCGGCGGCACCGCGGTGCTCGACCAGATCGCCCGGCATTGGCGCGAACTGGCGTCCGAACAGGGCCCGGTGGCGGCCGCCGGCATCGGCCTGCCCGGCACGGTGCACCCGCGCAGCGGCCAGCTCTCGCGCGCGCCGAACCTCGCCGGTCTCGCCGGGCAGGACATGCGCACCGTCCTCGCGGACCGGCTGGGCGTGCCGGTCGCGGTGGAAAACGACGTGAACCTCGCGGCCCTGGGGGAGGGCTGGCTGGGCGACGGACGGGGCGCCGGCAGCTTTCTCTTCGTCGCCCTCGGCACCGGCATCGGCATGGGGGCCCTGGTCGAGGGCACCCTGTTGCGCGGCGCCCATGGCGCTGCCGGCGAGATCGCCGCCCTGCCGATCGGCGCGGATGCGTTCGACCCCGCCACCTTCGCCACCGGGGCGCTTGAAAGCGTGGTCTCCACCGAGGCGCTGCTCGCGGATTACCGCCGGCTCGGCGGAGAGGGACGCGGCAGCCTGCGCGAGCTGTTCCGCGCCCAGGCCCCCGACCCGGCCCTCGCCCGGGTGATGGACCGGCTCGCCGGCCGCGTCGCCCTGGCCGTGCTCGCCATGACGGCGGTGCTGGACCCGGAGCGCATCATCTTCGGCGGCGGCATCGGCTCGCGCCCGGAACTGCTGGCGCGCATCCGCGCTCGGACCGCAGACTGCATGGACACCCCGCCGGACTGCCGGATCAGCGCGTTGGGAAACCGCGCCGGGGTGATCGGCGCCATCCGCGCCGCCCGCCTGGCCCTCGCATCCGCGCTGGAGATCCGCCCATGA
- the nagB gene encoding glucosamine-6-phosphate deaminase, producing the protein MSLVHHSVTLVVLQEPEIVAAEAAARIAAEIRAQPDAVLGLATGRTPLTVYARLGAMHRETGLSFRQVTSFNLDEYRGLGPSDPTSFAAYMQRELFGRVDICADRAHLPDGLMPPQQAAERYEAMIRAAGGIGLQLLGIGNNGHIAFNEPGSDFASRTREVTLSEATRNANAPDFPPGALLPETALTMGIGTILEARELLLLAIGARKADALANALDKPPSPDCPASALQLHPRVTVLCDRAAARRLGA; encoded by the coding sequence ATGAGCCTCGTCCACCACAGTGTCACCCTCGTGGTGCTGCAGGAGCCGGAGATCGTGGCCGCCGAGGCCGCGGCCCGCATCGCCGCGGAGATCCGCGCGCAGCCCGACGCGGTGCTCGGGCTCGCCACCGGGCGCACGCCGCTCACCGTCTACGCCCGGCTGGGCGCGATGCATCGCGAGACCGGCCTCTCCTTCCGGCAGGTGACCAGCTTCAACCTGGACGAATATCGCGGGCTCGGACCCTCCGACCCGACGAGCTTCGCCGCCTACATGCAGCGCGAGCTGTTCGGGCGCGTGGACATCTGTGCGGACCGGGCGCATCTCCCCGACGGCCTCATGCCACCGCAGCAGGCCGCGGAGCGCTACGAGGCGATGATCCGCGCCGCGGGCGGCATCGGGCTGCAGCTGCTCGGCATCGGCAACAACGGCCATATCGCCTTCAACGAGCCCGGGTCCGACTTCGCCAGCCGGACGCGCGAGGTCACCCTCTCCGAAGCGACCCGCAACGCCAATGCGCCGGACTTCCCGCCCGGCGCCCTGCTGCCCGAGACGGCCCTCACCATGGGCATCGGCACCATTCTGGAAGCGCGCGAACTGCTTCTGCTCGCCATCGGCGCGCGCAAGGCCGACGCGCTGGCCAACGCGCTGGACAAGCCACCCTCACCGGACTGCCCGGCCTCCGCACTCCAGCTCCACCCGCGCGTCACGGTGCTCTGCGACCGCGCAGCCGCACGGCGCCTCGGGGCCTGA